From Prionailurus viverrinus isolate Anna chromosome B2, UM_Priviv_1.0, whole genome shotgun sequence, the proteins below share one genomic window:
- the ABRACL gene encoding costars family protein ABRACL: MNVDHEVNLLVEEIHRLGSKNADGKLSVKFGVLFQDDKCANLFEALVGTLKAAKRRKVVTYPGELLLQGVHDDVDIILLQD; this comes from the exons ATGAATGTGGATCACGAAGTTAACCTCTTAGTGGAGGAAATTCATCGTCTGGGTTCAAAAA ATGCTGATGGGAAGTTAAGCGTGAAATTTGGGGTCCTCTTCCAAGACGACAAATGTGCCAATCTCTTTGAAGCATTGGTCGGAACTCTCAAGGCTGCCAAGCGAAGGAAGGTTGTTACGTACCCAGGAGAGCTACTCTTGCAAGGTGTTCATGATGATGTAGACATCATATTGCTGCAAGACTAA